A window of Limanda limanda chromosome 4, fLimLim1.1, whole genome shotgun sequence genomic DNA:
TAGTGCCTGTGGTTCTGTCGCCATGACAACCAAGCTGGAGGCCAGGGCGCCAGGGAGCTATTTTTGGAGCAACGCTGTAATGTCAGACAcagccttctctctcttttctttcctcctctttctctctttccgtgtgtgtgtgtgtgtgtgtgtgtgtgtgtgtgtgtgtgtgtgtgtgtgtgtgtgtgtgtgtgtgtgtgtgtgtttgtgtttgtgtttgtgtttgtgtttgtgtttgtgtttgattaagGATTGGCTGGTGAAGCCTTTGGTTTGGTCGCCTTGCAATGTGAAAGTACAAAGAACCAGTAATCGCTCCGCTCGGTGGACTGCGCACGATCTTTTCCCTCTTTTGAGGAAGCGCCAAAACCCTTTTCTGACTTGACTCTGCATTTCAGACGCTGTTCGTGAAGCTTTTCTCTTGTGCAGAGTTTGAGTTCAGGATCCAGTTTTGACAAATAAGTGGTTCAAGAGTCAGTGTTTGCTCAGAGTTTTACGTTAAAATGTTCAAGTTATGCTCTTCAGATGATACAGTTTTATGCAAATGAAGTAAGAAATATGAAGTCATAGCAGTTCTTTCAGAGTCTTAGATCATAATGAAATGAATTAACAGTATATACCCTTATATTCATTCCATGTAAATATCCTTATTATATTAACATTAGTAGCCTAATAGTAACATCAATTTTAAAGTAGTTTTTTGAATATTGATTGTTCACCGATATCTCAGGTTATATTTTCTGTTCTTTAACACTTTTACCTGTTGCAGAAGTTTATTTACATTAACATGATCAATTTTCTTGCTGCTTTTAAGTTATGAGAGTTTGAcagaaataataaattattttttaaaaccagattTGGGGGCTTGATCCTGTCGGCCAGCTCAAATTAAtgtttgcgtgcgtgtgtgtgtgtgtcgccgcTGGGATGCGACGTACGAAGGTCCCcagatgttttgtgtctgcatCACattaaagtttaaaccataAACTATGATAGTTATAAAATTGTCAAAAGCGTTAACATATCGTTATTGGTTTTGTTGTCATAAATAATTGCTCTTCTAACGATTAATGCTCTCAGGCCAGACAGTTTTAATATGATCATGCAAAGTTAATATTCAATTCTAACATCATGAGTTTAAGATTAAAGCGAAAAAGGCCCAGGTCAGAAATGGGAAACTCCTCTGCTTCCTACACAGGATACCTGATTATTTACGATGTTTTTTATCTCAGTAAACGAAGCTCATAATTCGAGGACATTTTCCAGTCCAGCTGTGAGTGTGTAGTTCAACGCTGCTTAATCCTGTGTAGATCTGAAGATGTAAACTAGCTCATGATCTGGGTAATACTTTGTCTCACTGCTGCCACTTTAACAAAATACATTGCGTGAgtactattattataattaatagcCGTGTTGGGTCAGTGTGCTGCTGTTGATGCTGCTGTTCTCTGCATGTGGAGATCTAAGTCTGAATTAATTTTATGctattgttgctgttgttgagaTGTAGGCCAGTGTTTAACATACATGTTGGTTCAGTTGTTATCTTCACTGTAAGTGCGATAGGGGCATAATTGAATTGGTGTTTGTGGAGCTTCTGGAAGCGTTTTCAGGTCTATGCTTGGAGGGAGCTGCAGAGACGAAGATGTAGCAaataaagaagatgaagaaaattGCTAAACTAGTTTTCAaagccttttttatttttttgaaattgttttaaaataatgaataaagaaaaacaaaacaatgcagaTGCCCAGAAATATAAACCAATATGATCCTTTTACAGACCTATCGTCAATATTCTGCAATATGAAAAGATATTAAttcatttatgttttaatgtttcaaaAAGATCctatttttgtgaattttattGATTCAAGTTCGACAGATTTGTTggaatttgttttcattaatacTTTTTTagaataaagtttatggttaatctgtaaaatatcaaaaatctGTTACATTTCCTTGTTTTACGGGTTTGATAATATCTTATATTTATCAGAAGAAGATCCATGTCAGTCGGGCTCAATTACTCATAAATAACTGAATTATGAAAACAACCCTATcacaaaactaaataaatggaTGATTTAGAATATACATGTACtgtgttgctttttttgttGCCTCTATGTTTATGCTCTTCCCAATCGCTGGACATGCAAACCAAAGTCAAATGCAACAAAAGGTTTAAAATAACCACTTTATCTTTTCTTGTAAATACAGAGTTATTTCCATCACTAGACAAGTGTCCTGTGTGTATTTCCAGAGTTTCAGTCAGCCTGTCTGCTACCTCAGAATAACCCTGACAGGTTCTACATGAGACCGCAGACCTCTCTGTTACTGGGGCAGCCACCACTATTATTTAGTTCAAGTTACTAGGCACTGTTATTATTGGCACTTCTCCTATTAATAGAGAGAACTACTAAAAATTGAGCAGCGCTCGTCCTGGGCGTGTCGACGACTCAGACCAGAGCTGTAGACAAACACACTTGGCCTCGGCAGATGTCTCTGTGTGGCAGCCATGTTGACTCTGTCATcatctgagctgcagcttctaGGTTCTGTCACATCCTGAATATTcctgttttcttattttggaGCTCAGCATGGGGATGTTGTGGTGAGATGTAGTTAGACCCTCGCAGGGTCTGACCTGTGGACACGGGGCAGAAACAGGCAGCTTGGGCCTAGCAGGGCTGTGGCTGTGCTGCCATGGCCGAGGAGGCTGTGGAGTGGGAACAGCTGAGCCACTCGGCCCCTGCAGAGAGCCGATGGTACCAGACTGGTTGGCTCCTTCATCTCGtccgtgtgtgtttttatatgaatatctgtgtcagtgtgcgtttgtgtggagATATGAACATGGGCTTGTCTTTGTTCCCCGAGCTGTTTGTCCTACTCGGTTTCTCTTTGAGTCTCATACTGactgctctctcctcttccctgagtcagtgtctgtttcctgtctgtctctgtctgtcgaGTGCAGTACCCTCTGCGGACCCAGCCCCCTGTTTCTCTCAGTGTGCTACCTGCAGCCCTCCTGTCACATTTCACCCCTGCCTGCCACATTCCTAGTTATCTCAGAGGGGGTTACATACCTTTGCCCCAAGAGGCAGCTACTAGGGAGCGACTTGCCTTTCTAGTTGTAAGAACTGTGAGCAGGCGAATCAGTCAAAACAGACGTCCGTGCAGGTATCAAACACACGGGCAgggaaatgtgtctgtgtttgcagacACGTGAGCAGGGACAGTCTACATCAGAAAATCCCAACCATTTAAACTTGTAAAACCCCAAACTTTATagaaaaagaaatataatttttaatagTTATAGTGAGATAAAGTTACACAATACTTAACTGGCATTGATTGCGCTCATAAGATTGTAATaccctccaccaaggcccagctGTCCCTTTAAACCCAATCATGTACCAATACAATTTCCCTAAATGTGCTTTTTTACTTTAAGATCCTTGAGGAAAAcagtgaaatgttgaaaaatcaCGTTATGttagagaaagtgagaaaaattCCTGGATTCACCCCCTGATTCGTAACCACATCAAAAtgaaatgggttctttcctgccCCATGTCACATCCCCCTCACCGAGTTTCGTGAAAGTCTTTCAAGCTGTTTTTTATGTAAacttgttcacaaacaaacaggggtgaaaacattagATCCTTGgcagaaataataatattaacactGTTCTCACTTCACAATAGAGCTTCCTATGGCCAATGTGCTGCTGCTTCAAACTTCAGAGGAGCCGTGGTGGGAGAAAACCTGCAGCGCTCTGGTCTGTCTGGTCTGATCGATGCAGGCCAGTGGGACACTTATGATAGTTGCTGCTGTGGCCCAAAGATAATCACCAAATTCCTCCCAGTGTAGCACCACTCCTCTTTCCACTGCCGCAGCACAACCACTCCTGCTCTTATTCCTccatactgtttttttttcttctttacatCTGAAAGTACTGCGAGGACAGCTGGGACGTTTAAAACCTCCATGTTTGTCAGGAGCCCACATGAAGGAGGAGGGAGTATTCGTCATTTGGTTTTATTCTCTATTCTCAAGCTTCTTTGGCCACAAGACAAATGTTTCCCCGTCTGATGCTCACGGAGCCGTAGCCTGCAGTCGTGTCGTCTTTCTCGAGGCCTGTTTGTGTGAGCGCCGACTTGTTGCGGCAGACGCCTGCAGCAGGTGACCCTGATACAGTCATCATGAAAACATCAGGGCGACTCACACACCTTGAAAAGCAACAGCGACGAAGGCCAGTTCATTGGAATAATTAACACGCGTTTGGGTTGGAGCTCTGCTAATCTGAAGCCACTGgtggcctacacacacacacgcatgcacgcgcatacacacacacaagcacacacacacacacacacacacacacacacacacacacacacacacacacacacacacacacacacacacacacacacacacacacacacacacacacacacacacacacacacacctctccttCTGTGCAAGTACTACTACAGCGGCTCCATTGATGAGGCTTCTCTGGTGTGCTGGTGACTCAGACTGCCTCAGATCTCACTGTGAATTAGAACacacgccccctggtggccgttTAAAGACCCTTATCCtccatttttctgtgtgtgtgatattaaCACAGCATTACACTGTAGTTTAGCCTGTATGATATTTTTGCTTTGATTACAAAACATGACAAATAGAGAAAGACGTGTTTACTGTGTTATAGTGAATATTTTATAAATtgctgttttattgtgtttattatgTTGCTGACTTTACAGCAGCTGGGATGTAacctgagttttttttttttcttcctttttgttttgcagcttcTTAGACAGGATCGATGTTGTCCGGCAGAACGACTACACACCCACTGATCAGGTGAGATGTTCAAACTCCTCCAGTCATTCATACTGAATCACTCTGTATCATTAACACAACTCTGACTGCATCTGCCAACTGTAGTGTTGAGACAATAAATCCTTTAATCGAAAATATACACTTATTCCAGCTTCTCTTGTGCTTCTTGTGATTCCTTAACTTATTCTCTTCTTATCTGTTTTGCTTTCCAGGACCTGCTGAGATGCCGAGTTCTGACATCCGGGATCTTCGAGACGAGATTTCAAATAGACAAAGTCAATTTCCAGTGAGATGAGATCAAATTCATTTCAGATGAAGAACTTTCATACCAATGTTTACAATATGCAAGATACACTGATTTTACAATAGAGCATGTTCAACTACATTTCCCCCTAAAAATATCTTCAGGATACTTTGTCTACATCCAGTgtaaattaaactttaaacttccTTTGTCTCGCAGTATGTTTGATGTTGGAGGTCAGAGGGATGAGCGTAGAAAATGGATCCAGTGTTTTAACGGTAGGATGTTTGTTGCTTCTAAAgatcttttaaaatgaattatttaaaagtaATGATTGACTCTCAATTTTTGATGAGATGATTGTTTCTTGTGTGTACATCTGATTATTTAAAGTTGTGGAATGTACGTCGTTGTTAACCCTCTTCtgtttcgtgtgtgtgtgtctgtgtgtgtgtgcgatacAGATGTGACAGCCATCATCTTTGTGGTGGCGAGTAGCAGCTACAACATGGTGATCAGAGAAGACAATCAGACCAACAGACTACAGGAAGCTCTCAACCTTTTCAAGAACATCTGGAACAACAGGTCAGAGCTTTTGTTTCTGGATATTGTAAGAATTAAAACGTGAAACAAATTATTATAAGATCACAATCTGTTCAACACAGGGAGACAAAAGGAGGAAATTaagctctttaaaaaaaatacatacagtaTTCACACTTATATTCCTACACTACATTCACTATACATTTATTACAGCAGTAAAGTGCCAGGTAATGCTGTGTTTAGCTGTTAAAGTAGAAGTTAACATGTATTGAAGAATTTTGACTCCTCTTTATATTCTCTCTCTATGCTGTGATGGCAATTGTACACATACACTTTACCCCATCAATGTAATCATACTTACAATAAGTGTAAATGTGACTGTTACTGATTGCTCTGCAGTTTCGAATTTTTCACTGCGTCACATCTTTTGGATCCTTTTTAAATGAACATACAAAGAAATCTGACTCTGAACTCGTTCTGCATTCCCCCCCGACAGGTGGCTACGGACCATCTCGGTAATCCTCTTCCTAAACAAGCAGGACCTGCTCGCCGAGAAGGTTTTGGCAGGGAAATCTAAGATTGAAGAGTATTTCCCGGAGTTTGCACGTTACACTACACCTGATGATGGTGAGAGGTTGACGCTGATATCTGTGTGTCCGACACACATCCATATATCTTGATGTGTAGCGCCTTTATTCAAATGGTTCAGTGCAGATAATGAGCTAGATTTACTCAAAATACAACAACGTTATTAATAGTCTGTaagttaaaaacacagagactgtTTCTGTGCATTGAGTAGTTACTACAGATATTTGGTCATACTCAGTTTTAAccttcaaattaaatgtttttgatCATCTGACTGAGGCACAACTTAATTTAAAACCTGTGTTTTATCCAACTGCTACTGTTAGTTTATGTTTCTGTTATTGAGCTGCACTGATGCTCCACACTGTGCAAAGTCTCCTAGATCTGACCAGATTTCTTGTTTTCCAACAGCAATACCAGAGCCAGGTGAGGATCCTCGCGTCACAAGGGCAAAGTACTTTATCCGGGACGAGTTTCTGGTACGTTCACACCTCAAGTTTTACCTGTTCTAGTTTGTTTCCTTGTACATTGAACGTTTTTATAAGTTTATTTGCCTGATCCATTTTACTTTTAAGAAAACTTTTTCCTCGTTATTTCGTTCAAAAATCAGTGAAGATAAACAGGACCTAATTTCCAACGTTATAAGGATTTTAACTTTGGAACTTGACGGGCGGTGTTGATGACATGTTGATGAGTTCATCTGACATTAACttctctgtgcttgtgtgtctcctgcagaggaTCAGCACAGCCAGCGGGGACGGCCGGCATTACTGTTACCCCCACTTCACTTGCGCCGTCGACACAGAAAACATCCGCCGCGTCTTCAATGACTGTCGCGACATCATACAGAGGATGCACCTACGGCAGTACGAGCTGTTGTGATGGGGAAGCAGCGCCCGTGCGACTTATTTACCTACCGTCCTACCTATCTTCCCCCAGCCCCCCAGCCCCCCACACCCCACCCACCACCAACACGACCAGTTAGCCAatcaccccccctctccacttCCATCAACTTCACCAAACGACTGAGCGAGCGACTGACCGCCTGCCCTCCCCTCCACCCTGATACAACTCCTGCCGCTACCACAGTTTCAGAAGAACCCCATCGTGgaaagatgttttgtttttatggatTCACCAACAACAGTTTCATCGACTATTATCCAAGACTGATTCCTGTACTCAGCCACACTTTGACCCATGAAAGAGGGTCGAGACTGGAATCTTTGTGCAGGCTATTCCTCCttttagctctctctctctctctctctcccacgcTCTCTCTCGGATATatgaacacacactcgcaggtacacacacacccacacgacAGCATTAGACATTCAGAGCCCTTAAATAGGTTTTAATGtctcatatcacacacacacacacacacacacacacact
This region includes:
- the LOC132999710 gene encoding guanine nucleotide-binding protein G(s) subunit alpha-like, with product MGCLGNSKTEDQRNEEKAQREANKKIEKQLQKDKQIYRATHRLLLLGAGESGKSTIVKQMRILHVNGFNAEEKKQKIHDIKNNIKEAIETIVAAMTTLTPPCQLACPANKSQIKYVMHQANQKDFEFPKEFYDHTKMLWQDDGVRACWERSNEYQLIDCAQYFLDRIDVVRQNDYTPTDQDLLRCRVLTSGIFETRFQIDKVNFHMFDVGGQRDERRKWIQCFNDVTAIIFVVASSSYNMVIREDNQTNRLQEALNLFKNIWNNRWLRTISVILFLNKQDLLAEKVLAGKSKIEEYFPEFARYTTPDDAIPEPGEDPRVTRAKYFIRDEFLRISTASGDGRHYCYPHFTCAVDTENIRRVFNDCRDIIQRMHLRQYELL